The Rhodospirillaceae bacterium genome has a window encoding:
- a CDS encoding multiheme c-type cytochrome: protein MSKKFFAITSALYAVFLLNPAFAQNSRDIPFVSDEVHLGVASCAGSSCHGALEPWANSTVLQNEYIMWEEEDPHSGAYKILLTDESQRIAKNLGLGRAEDADLCLDCHADNVPVERRAKGFQISDGVGCEACHGGAVNWLGRHISGEANHAANLEAGLYPSEDPVARAKLCLSCHFGTKDRFITHRIMGAGHPRLAFELDTYTWTQPGHFVVDEDYRARKGSISSVQVWAIGQAVAVDSLLDAMLDPNRNRDGIFPELVFFDCHACHHPMSNVRWVPRDSHEIGPGIPRIYDANLIMMQVLLKRVDPEMATSLAEKSKALHQASLQGYDAVIKAAGELKEATQGVIDQLAAYTFTAADTKALLVGLMNEGLSGEYVDYAAAEQATMAASAMLQTMVDDKMISRAQYIELSGVLNDCYAAIEKDEEYNPRQFLAALENLQRAMPSL from the coding sequence GTGTCTAAGAAGTTTTTTGCCATCACGTCGGCTTTATATGCTGTTTTCTTGTTAAATCCTGCGTTCGCTCAGAATTCTCGCGACATTCCATTCGTTTCAGACGAGGTTCATTTGGGTGTTGCCTCTTGTGCCGGTTCCAGTTGTCATGGCGCGTTGGAACCGTGGGCCAACTCAACGGTTCTTCAAAATGAATACATCATGTGGGAAGAGGAAGACCCGCATTCCGGTGCTTACAAAATTCTGCTGACAGATGAGTCGCAGCGCATTGCCAAGAATCTTGGTTTAGGCCGTGCGGAAGATGCTGACCTTTGTCTCGACTGCCATGCTGATAATGTGCCGGTTGAGCGGCGTGCGAAAGGATTCCAGATTTCAGATGGTGTTGGCTGTGAAGCCTGTCACGGTGGTGCGGTGAACTGGCTGGGCCGCCATATTTCCGGCGAAGCAAATCATGCGGCAAACCTTGAAGCGGGTTTGTACCCAAGTGAAGATCCCGTTGCCCGGGCAAAGTTATGTCTATCCTGTCATTTTGGTACTAAGGATCGCTTTATCACCCATCGCATTATGGGGGCGGGCCACCCGCGTCTTGCGTTTGAACTCGACACGTACACATGGACGCAGCCGGGCCATTTTGTAGTGGATGAGGATTACCGGGCGCGTAAGGGAAGCATCTCGAGTGTTCAGGTTTGGGCTATCGGTCAAGCCGTGGCCGTAGACTCCCTTTTAGATGCCATGCTTGATCCTAACCGTAACCGGGATGGTATTTTCCCCGAACTTGTCTTTTTTGATTGTCATGCCTGCCACCACCCGATGTCTAATGTGAGGTGGGTGCCACGGGACAGCCACGAAATTGGTCCGGGTATTCCGCGCATTTATGATGCCAATTTGATCATGATGCAGGTGCTGTTAAAGCGGGTTGACCCGGAGATGGCAACCAGCCTCGCTGAAAAGTCGAAAGCGCTGCACCAAGCCTCACTTCAAGGTTATGACGCGGTGATCAAAGCAGCTGGAGAGCTGAAAGAAGCGACCCAGGGCGTTATTGATCAACTCGCGGCCTACACCTTCACAGCCGCGGACACAAAAGCCTTGCTGGTTGGACTCATGAACGAGGGGCTGTCCGGCGAATATGTGGATTATGCCGCTGCCGAACAGGCGACGATGGCCGCCTCCGCAATGCTGCAGACCATGGTTGACGATAAAATGATTTCCCGGGCTCAGTACATTGAGCTTTCCGGGGTCTTAAACGATTGCTATGCCGCGATCGAAAAAGATGAAGAATACAATCCGCGTCAGTTCCTCGCCGCCCTGGAAAACCTACAACGGGCGATGCCGTCGCTTTAG
- a CDS encoding heme-binding protein translates to MILRFIQATSFAASLFSSSLAFGQFLTQTDVDQIISQAVAEASAHIADDAVIAVVDRVGNVLGVYAMDPAAMPETTISSGRGIPSGNGLEGLTLPITPLAAISKAITGAYLSSSGNAFTTRTASQIVQENFNPGERGQPGGPLFGVQFSQLPCSDMMRFGETLGGGPRRSPLGLSADPGGLPLYKNGRVVGGVGVLADGLYGLDLSVGDFDRDLDEMIAIAAQQGFEPPEDIKGHRITVEGKLFRYADIDSRFLRAKGSTATLDPANYIAVAGYTPPGRRAGLEYGADASGITLSSGIVVPGSDVFVLSDGNGGNRYAPRDSLAPAPLSGGLSSDEVATLLSEALKIAFKARAQIRRPLGSHAQVSVSIVDSEANILAIARTPDAPIFGTDVSLQKARTATFASRPTTAAELSAVPAVELLPGVLTLPPLSSYVEAVQSFVGPTALADGIAFADRSGGNLSRPFYPDGINGNPNGPFSVPFDVWSPFNTGLQLDLVLPDIVARLDGSAPPPQGCTALPQSEAAPGPMPTRLANGLQIFPGSVPIFRDGVLIGGIGVSGDGIDQDDMISFLGLHNAGEVLNTGVGNAPPEQRADTLFVGGVNLRYVNCPFSPFLGSREQAVCAGK, encoded by the coding sequence ATGATCCTTCGGTTTATACAAGCCACCTCTTTTGCAGCTTCCTTATTCTCGAGCAGCCTCGCCTTCGGCCAGTTCTTGACGCAAACAGACGTTGATCAAATTATATCTCAAGCCGTGGCTGAGGCGTCGGCCCACATCGCCGATGATGCAGTGATTGCAGTCGTTGACCGCGTGGGTAACGTACTTGGTGTCTACGCCATGGACCCAGCAGCCATGCCGGAAACCACTATTTCCTCAGGACGCGGCATCCCATCAGGTAACGGCCTCGAGGGGTTAACGCTGCCGATCACGCCATTAGCTGCCATCTCTAAGGCCATTACTGGCGCTTACCTGTCGTCATCAGGCAACGCTTTCACCACACGCACAGCCAGCCAGATTGTCCAAGAAAACTTCAATCCGGGAGAACGTGGGCAGCCGGGCGGCCCTTTATTTGGCGTCCAGTTCAGTCAACTGCCCTGCTCTGACATGATGCGCTTTGGTGAGACGTTAGGAGGTGGGCCGCGACGTTCACCACTCGGCTTATCTGCAGACCCCGGGGGCCTGCCGCTGTATAAAAATGGCCGGGTTGTCGGAGGTGTCGGCGTACTTGCGGACGGTCTGTACGGCCTTGATCTATCCGTTGGTGACTTTGACCGCGATCTTGATGAAATGATTGCAATAGCAGCTCAACAAGGTTTCGAGCCGCCGGAAGATATCAAAGGCCACCGAATTACCGTTGAAGGCAAACTGTTCCGTTATGCAGATATAGATTCCCGCTTCTTAAGAGCCAAAGGGTCAACAGCAACTTTAGACCCGGCAAATTATATCGCTGTTGCAGGATACACCCCGCCCGGTCGCCGGGCTGGCCTTGAATATGGGGCAGACGCGTCAGGCATTACGTTAAGCAGCGGCATCGTCGTTCCAGGCTCAGACGTTTTTGTGCTGAGTGACGGCAACGGGGGCAACCGCTATGCGCCACGCGACAGTCTCGCGCCAGCACCTCTGTCTGGAGGACTGTCGTCAGATGAGGTGGCGACACTGTTATCCGAGGCCCTAAAAATCGCCTTCAAAGCACGCGCACAAATCCGCCGCCCATTGGGAAGCCATGCCCAGGTGTCTGTCTCTATTGTTGATTCTGAAGCCAACATTCTTGCTATTGCGCGCACCCCTGATGCCCCAATCTTCGGCACAGATGTTTCTTTGCAAAAAGCCCGGACCGCAACTTTTGCGTCCCGTCCCACAACGGCAGCCGAATTATCGGCTGTGCCTGCCGTAGAACTTCTGCCAGGCGTTCTAACGCTGCCACCTCTAAGCAGCTATGTCGAAGCGGTGCAGTCATTTGTTGGGCCGACGGCGCTGGCGGATGGCATCGCGTTTGCCGACCGCTCCGGCGGCAACCTGTCGCGCCCCTTCTATCCCGACGGCATCAACGGCAATCCCAATGGCCCGTTCTCGGTGCCTTTTGATGTATGGAGCCCGTTCAATACCGGACTACAATTGGATCTGGTTTTGCCAGATATTGTTGCTAGGCTTGATGGCAGTGCACCGCCACCTCAAGGCTGCACCGCTCTGCCACAGTCTGAGGCTGCTCCGGGTCCAATGCCGACACGCCTGGCAAATGGTTTACAGATCTTTCCAGGGAGTGTTCCCATTTTTCGTGACGGCGTTCTCATCGGCGGCATTGGCGTGTCTGGCGACGGCATCGACCAGGATGACATGATTTCGTTCCTCGGACTGCACAATGCCGGAGAAGTGCTCAACACCGGCGTCGGAAATGCGCCGCCCGAGCAGCGTGCTGACACTTTGTTTGTGGGGGGTGTGAACCTGCGCTACGTCAACTGTCCCTTTTCTCCGTTTCTAGGTTCAAGAGAGCAGGCTGTATGCGCAGGAAAATAA